From a region of the uncultured Desulfatiglans sp. genome:
- the apc gene encoding Acetophenone carboxylase alpha subunit codes for MGFTVDIDTGGTFTDGLFTNGKDIKRVKVDTTPHDITIAWLNAMREGAAAVGFDSLEGFLEQVDIVRWSNTTATNILAEKKGPKLGIFVTEGYRESLYSEGRRSPVFGRLLEEENVEAVAFPLDANTLVVQLKRLLEKGVRRICISLKDGFKNLPDEMEIKGLFEEQYPDHYLGNVPFLMAGDICKHPDDMNRTHMALMNSYVHGPMARAMFKAEDELRERGYLRPLLLGHTDGGVARVAKTKPVDTIESGPIFGIHAGAFWAEQYHLPHVITLDVGGTTTKIGLVEHFRPAMVREGDILGVPLKQNMLDLRSIALGGGTVARAVDGKLTLGPESMGAYPGPACYDLGGTNATLTDAYLVKGFLDPDYFSGGGKKLQKERARAVIAEQVAGPLKVEPEMAAYQIANRATRMIADEVNALIRRQGRPAEEYVLFAFGGNGAMVGCEVARKADIPSVYVFDLGSVLSAFGSSVADVSHTYEYSPFLPIGEAAALPRIIGRMMADARRDMAGEGFPMDTVETELYAELHDSERSYPVSCEWTIQSLDTAGLLSLFKERLVERLPRSSDGERVVEILRLRARAKAAKMQPLALPLGREDASDAAKGEREVYRGTEQVRSRLYSWEKLEPGNRIEGHAILESRDSTYIVPRNWTLSLDAYRNGVLTRR; via the coding sequence ATGGGCTTCACAGTCGACATTGACACGGGGGGCACCTTCACTGACGGCTTGTTTACCAACGGCAAGGATATCAAGCGGGTCAAGGTGGATACCACCCCCCATGACATCACCATTGCGTGGCTCAACGCGATGCGGGAAGGCGCCGCCGCCGTCGGTTTTGACTCGCTCGAGGGCTTTCTGGAGCAGGTGGATATCGTCCGCTGGTCCAACACGACGGCGACCAATATCCTGGCCGAGAAAAAAGGCCCCAAGCTGGGGATTTTTGTCACGGAAGGCTACCGGGAATCCCTCTACTCGGAGGGGAGGCGGAGTCCGGTGTTCGGCCGTCTGTTGGAGGAAGAAAACGTCGAGGCGGTCGCTTTTCCCCTGGATGCCAACACCCTGGTGGTGCAACTGAAACGGCTTTTGGAAAAGGGTGTGCGCCGGATCTGCATCAGCCTGAAGGACGGCTTCAAAAATCTCCCGGACGAGATGGAAATCAAGGGCCTCTTCGAAGAACAGTATCCGGACCACTATCTCGGGAATGTCCCCTTTCTGATGGCGGGCGATATCTGCAAGCACCCCGATGACATGAACCGGACGCACATGGCGCTGATGAATTCCTATGTGCACGGCCCCATGGCCCGTGCCATGTTCAAGGCCGAGGACGAATTGAGGGAGCGCGGGTATCTGCGGCCTCTGCTGCTCGGGCACACCGACGGCGGGGTCGCCCGGGTCGCCAAGACCAAGCCCGTCGATACGATCGAATCCGGCCCGATCTTCGGCATCCACGCCGGTGCCTTCTGGGCCGAGCAGTACCACCTGCCGCATGTCATCACCCTGGATGTGGGCGGGACGACCACCAAGATCGGCCTCGTGGAGCATTTCCGGCCGGCCATGGTCCGGGAGGGGGATATCCTCGGTGTGCCGCTGAAACAGAACATGCTCGACCTTCGAAGCATTGCGCTCGGAGGAGGGACCGTCGCTCGCGCGGTGGATGGCAAGCTGACCCTGGGTCCGGAGAGCATGGGGGCCTATCCCGGCCCGGCCTGCTACGACCTGGGCGGAACGAACGCGACGCTGACCGACGCTTACCTGGTCAAGGGTTTTCTGGATCCGGATTATTTCTCCGGCGGTGGGAAGAAGCTCCAGAAGGAGCGCGCACGGGCGGTCATCGCCGAGCAGGTTGCAGGCCCCCTCAAGGTGGAGCCTGAAATGGCTGCTTATCAGATTGCCAACCGCGCCACGCGTATGATCGCCGACGAGGTCAACGCACTGATCCGGCGGCAGGGAAGGCCCGCAGAGGAGTATGTCCTCTTCGCCTTCGGCGGCAACGGCGCCATGGTGGGGTGCGAGGTGGCCCGCAAGGCCGACATCCCATCGGTCTATGTCTTCGATCTCGGCTCCGTCCTGAGCGCATTCGGTTCTTCGGTGGCGGATGTCTCCCACACCTATGAATATTCCCCATTTCTGCCCATCGGCGAGGCGGCTGCGCTGCCGCGCATCATCGGCCGCATGATGGCCGATGCCAGACGGGACATGGCCGGGGAAGGATTCCCCATGGATACCGTGGAGACCGAGCTATATGCCGAGCTGCATGACAGCGAACGGTCCTACCCGGTCAGTTGCGAGTGGACGATCCAATCCCTCGATACGGCCGGCCTTTTGAGTCTGTTCAAGGAACGGCTGGTGGAGCGTCTGCCCAGGAGCAGCGACGGGGAGAGGGTGGTCGAGATCCTCAGGCTGCGCGCGAGGGCGAAGGCCGCCAAGATGCAGCCGCTTGCTCTCCCCCTGGGGAGGGAGGATGCCTCCGACGCCGCGAAGGGCGAGCGCGAGGTCTACCGCGGGACGGAACAGGTCCGGAGCAGGCTCTACAGCTGGGAGAAGCTGGAGCCCGGCAACCGGATCGAGGGGCACGCGATCCTGGAGAGCCGGGACAGCACCTACATCGTTCCCCGAAACTGGACCCTTTCCTTGGATGCATATCGGAACGGCGTTTTGACCAGGAGGTAA
- the apc gene encoding Acetophenone carboxylase gamma subunit produces MNTIDIDVGGTFTDLVLTFEGRTIIKKAQTTPYDLSVCFLGVIEESARELDMALDELLPKIDLLRYSTTVAMNRLIERKGPRLGLITTEGHEDGILIGRGAQWVDGTRITERRNLAVQNKPTPIIPRELIVGVKERIDSFGQVVRPLDEEDVREKINFLVDKGVRGFVVSLLWSPANPEHERRIKAIIREEYKDYYLGCLPVVLASDVVGRSGEYQRTMTAVLDAYLFRAMQMELSAMWDKLREYDYRGPFMMVHNSGGMAEVFKTDAVRTYSAGPVAGLIGSYRLAQELGYQNVIASDVGGTSFDIGLVVKQSVRNYDFRPILDRWMVGITMLQTMSIGAGGGSIAWVNELLGNKLEVGPQSAGSYPGPICYDQGGEAPTVTDADLVLGYLDPDYYFGGRMLLNKEKSEEAIRTQLAEPLGLSVPETAMLVRRIVDQHMAAAIRKEIHLRGYDPREFVLFAIGGGGPTHVAGYMGEIPAAMVFPFSPVFSALGSSVMDIMHIYETSHRYMVMEPVTRKFNKHYDDFNSTVEALIERAKKELRGEGLDPARAVFKLELDMLYGGQVHRKRSSSPLLYVRSEGDLTAVYKEFEKEFSETFSPLVVHPAGGCYVESFVVTAVIPTEKPAVPTFEMAGTDPAAAQKGVRQCYWGNGGFEETPVYEYLDLKPGNVVKGPSILETEYTTLVIPPALTCSIDQHLFARISRG; encoded by the coding sequence ATGAATACCATCGACATTGACGTGGGAGGCACCTTTACGGACCTCGTCCTGACCTTCGAAGGGAGAACGATCATCAAGAAGGCGCAGACCACGCCCTACGACCTTTCGGTGTGTTTCCTCGGCGTGATCGAGGAGAGCGCACGCGAACTCGACATGGCGCTGGACGAACTCCTCCCGAAGATCGACCTCCTGCGCTACTCGACCACGGTGGCCATGAACCGCCTGATCGAGCGCAAGGGCCCGCGCCTCGGGCTCATCACGACGGAGGGACACGAAGACGGCATCCTCATCGGGCGGGGCGCCCAGTGGGTCGACGGCACCCGGATCACCGAGCGGCGGAACCTGGCGGTGCAGAACAAGCCTACGCCTATCATCCCGCGGGAGCTCATCGTGGGCGTGAAGGAGCGGATCGATTCGTTCGGCCAGGTGGTGCGTCCACTCGACGAGGAGGACGTCCGTGAGAAGATCAATTTCCTGGTGGACAAGGGGGTGAGGGGATTCGTCGTCTCGCTCCTCTGGTCGCCTGCCAACCCGGAGCATGAGCGGCGCATCAAGGCCATCATCCGGGAGGAATACAAGGACTACTATCTCGGCTGTCTGCCGGTGGTGCTGGCAAGCGATGTGGTCGGCAGGTCCGGCGAATATCAGCGGACCATGACGGCGGTGCTGGACGCCTATCTCTTCCGGGCGATGCAGATGGAGCTTTCCGCCATGTGGGACAAGCTGCGCGAGTACGACTATCGCGGCCCCTTCATGATGGTCCACAACTCGGGCGGTATGGCCGAGGTCTTCAAGACGGACGCGGTCAGGACCTACAGCGCAGGTCCCGTGGCGGGCCTTATCGGGTCCTACCGTCTGGCGCAGGAACTCGGATACCAGAACGTCATCGCGAGCGACGTCGGCGGCACCAGCTTCGACATCGGCCTCGTCGTGAAGCAGAGCGTCCGGAACTACGACTTCCGCCCCATCCTCGACCGGTGGATGGTGGGCATCACCATGCTCCAGACCATGTCGATCGGGGCGGGCGGGGGCTCGATCGCCTGGGTGAACGAACTGCTCGGAAACAAGCTCGAGGTGGGACCGCAGAGCGCCGGCTCCTATCCCGGCCCGATCTGCTACGACCAGGGGGGCGAGGCCCCGACGGTGACGGACGCGGACCTGGTGCTGGGATACCTCGATCCGGACTATTATTTCGGCGGACGGATGCTCCTGAACAAAGAGAAGTCCGAGGAGGCTATCCGAACTCAACTGGCCGAGCCCTTGGGGCTGAGCGTACCGGAAACCGCCATGCTCGTCCGGAGGATCGTGGACCAGCACATGGCGGCAGCCATCCGCAAGGAGATCCATCTGCGCGGGTATGACCCGCGGGAGTTCGTCCTCTTCGCCATCGGCGGCGGGGGGCCGACACATGTGGCGGGCTATATGGGCGAGATCCCGGCAGCCATGGTTTTCCCCTTCTCCCCGGTCTTCTCGGCGCTGGGCTCGTCGGTCATGGACATCATGCACATCTACGAGACCTCCCACCGCTACATGGTCATGGAGCCCGTGACCAGGAAATTCAACAAACACTACGACGATTTCAATTCCACGGTGGAGGCGCTGATCGAACGGGCGAAAAAGGAGCTTCGGGGCGAAGGCCTCGATCCGGCCCGGGCGGTTTTCAAACTGGAGCTCGACATGCTTTACGGAGGGCAGGTGCACCGAAAGCGGTCGAGTTCTCCGCTCCTCTATGTGCGCTCGGAAGGGGATCTGACGGCGGTCTACAAGGAGTTCGAAAAGGAATTCAGCGAGACCTTCAGTCCCCTGGTCGTGCATCCGGCAGGCGGATGCTACGTGGAGAGCTTCGTCGTGACGGCGGTCATCCCGACGGAAAAGCCGGCGGTTCCCACCTTCGAGATGGCAGGCACGGATCCGGCCGCGGCGCAGAAGGGGGTGCGCCAGTGCTATTGGGGCAACGGCGGCTTCGAGGAGACCCCCGTCTATGAATACCTGGATCTGAAGCCCGGGAACGTCGTCAAGGGGCCTTCCATCCTCGAGACGGAGTACACGACCCTGGTTATTCCGCCGGCCCTGACCTGCTCCATCGACCAGCACCTGTTCGCCCGCATCTCGCGGGGTTAA
- the apc gene encoding Acetophenone carboxylase delta subunit has protein sequence MAIPTAEEKLSMIKVEPADADEMRCVDTLNPGDYEVGFERINNILDEAMEVFIRSSRSSMGVAGDSMVAVFTAKGDMGNASSGTYLHAIIQPAIIKFIMKSYSENPGIRDGDIWFTNDALYGGIHNPDCVIVMPVFFKGELIAWTGAASHTTETGASEPGGMPINANSRFLEGGNFPPIKIGEDFRIREDFLELMAAFGMRAPQMVVIDLKARATAADRARKRLVELAQEKSPDYVKGLMRKMLIVAEEGARKKIASWPDGTFTSVNFADGVGMEVGLIRSCFMTATKKGSRLTMDFTGTSPENPYSYNAHVQAVVGHISNFIYEYIFHDLPVSSATFEPFDFIFPEGSCLNPDARAATSCAVMISTGVMSALHGVFGKMMFSTKDMWQQTSASQGNAGNAMVLAGLSQWNLPFADMLAYSINSEGQGGRPTMDGVNAFGFPWCVFGRTPDVEEMELDLPLLIPLSDHWKDSCGHGKYRGGVGTVQIWVAHHAPQVFFMAIADNSKVQTPQGLFGGYAPCTVPGLSIRGADLMERMQKGDKDLNLELFDILSRKTVGGKWQNEFFGRPTTMFQKNDVVTFGFATGGAGYGDPLDREPDLVIQDLKDQIISDWSAQQVYKVVYDPQSLKLDREGTEAARKEERLARLARGKPFDEFTSEWAGLKVDDAILKFYGTWPEAQCIQPIFRP, from the coding sequence ATGGCGATTCCAACCGCTGAAGAAAAACTCTCCATGATCAAGGTGGAGCCCGCGGACGCGGACGAAATGCGGTGCGTGGATACGCTGAACCCCGGGGATTATGAAGTGGGTTTCGAGCGCATCAACAATATTCTCGATGAGGCGATGGAGGTGTTCATCCGCTCCTCGCGAAGTTCCATGGGGGTCGCGGGGGATTCCATGGTGGCGGTCTTCACCGCCAAAGGCGACATGGGCAATGCCAGCAGCGGCACCTACCTGCATGCCATCATCCAGCCGGCCATCATCAAGTTCATCATGAAAAGCTACAGCGAAAACCCGGGCATACGGGACGGGGACATCTGGTTTACCAACGATGCGCTCTACGGGGGGATCCACAATCCCGACTGCGTCATCGTCATGCCCGTGTTTTTCAAGGGGGAGCTCATCGCCTGGACGGGCGCGGCTTCCCACACGACGGAGACGGGTGCCAGCGAGCCCGGCGGGATGCCCATCAATGCCAACTCGCGGTTCCTGGAAGGCGGCAACTTCCCGCCGATCAAGATCGGTGAGGATTTCCGAATCCGTGAGGATTTTCTCGAGCTGATGGCCGCCTTCGGCATGAGGGCGCCCCAGATGGTGGTCATCGATCTCAAGGCCAGGGCTACGGCGGCTGACCGGGCCCGCAAACGGCTGGTGGAACTGGCGCAGGAAAAAAGCCCCGATTACGTCAAGGGGCTCATGCGCAAGATGCTCATCGTCGCGGAGGAGGGGGCGCGGAAGAAGATCGCCTCCTGGCCGGACGGCACCTTCACGTCGGTCAACTTCGCCGACGGTGTCGGGATGGAGGTAGGCCTCATCCGCTCCTGCTTCATGACGGCGACGAAAAAAGGCAGCCGGCTCACCATGGATTTCACCGGGACCTCCCCGGAGAATCCCTATTCCTATAACGCCCACGTGCAGGCGGTGGTGGGGCACATCTCCAACTTCATCTATGAATACATCTTCCACGACCTCCCGGTGAGCAGCGCCACGTTCGAACCCTTTGATTTCATCTTTCCCGAGGGGTCCTGCCTCAATCCGGATGCGCGGGCGGCCACCAGCTGCGCGGTCATGATCTCGACCGGCGTCATGAGCGCACTGCACGGCGTTTTCGGTAAAATGATGTTCAGCACGAAGGATATGTGGCAGCAGACCTCCGCCTCGCAGGGCAACGCCGGGAATGCCATGGTGCTGGCCGGACTTTCCCAGTGGAATCTGCCGTTCGCGGATATGCTGGCCTATTCCATCAACAGCGAGGGCCAGGGCGGACGCCCCACCATGGACGGCGTCAACGCCTTCGGCTTCCCGTGGTGCGTGTTCGGCCGCACGCCGGATGTCGAGGAGATGGAACTCGACCTGCCTCTGCTCATCCCCCTTTCCGATCACTGGAAGGATTCCTGCGGCCACGGCAAATACCGAGGCGGGGTGGGGACCGTGCAGATATGGGTGGCTCACCACGCCCCCCAGGTCTTCTTCATGGCGATCGCGGACAACAGCAAGGTCCAGACCCCCCAGGGGCTTTTCGGCGGCTACGCCCCCTGCACCGTCCCGGGGCTCAGCATCCGCGGCGCCGACCTCATGGAGCGGATGCAGAAGGGGGATAAGGATCTCAACCTGGAGCTGTTCGATATCCTGAGCCGGAAGACCGTTGGCGGGAAATGGCAGAACGAGTTTTTCGGGCGGCCTACCACCATGTTCCAGAAGAACGACGTGGTCACGTTCGGATTCGCCACCGGAGGCGCCGGGTACGGGGATCCCCTCGACCGGGAGCCGGACCTGGTGATTCAGGATCTGAAGGACCAGATCATCTCGGACTGGTCGGCGCAGCAGGTCTACAAGGTCGTCTATGACCCGCAGAGCCTCAAGCTGGACCGGGAGGGGACCGAAGCGGCGCGGAAGGAGGAGCGGCTGGCGAGGCTCGCGCGGGGGAAGCCTTTCGACGAGTTCACCTCTGAGTGGGCCGGCCTGAAGGTGGACGATGCGATCCTGAAGTTTTACGGAACCTGGCCGGAAGCGCAGTGCATCCAGCCCATCTTCCGACCATAA
- the apc gene encoding Acetophenone carboxylase beta subunit, with translation MGDRIRMTEYLDLDLGEEQWYCSACGKALIGAAENYKRGCLVYARDPKEVHNAVYEGEYTFAPDPNWVRILEFYCPGCGVQIETEYLPLGHPITHDIAIDLAGLKSRIESGELRVVNKRLEVKA, from the coding sequence ATGGGAGATAGAATCAGAATGACGGAGTACCTGGACCTGGATCTGGGAGAAGAGCAATGGTACTGCAGCGCCTGCGGCAAGGCCCTGATCGGCGCCGCGGAGAATTACAAGCGGGGGTGTCTGGTGTATGCCCGGGACCCGAAGGAGGTGCACAACGCCGTATATGAGGGGGAATATACCTTCGCCCCGGACCCGAACTGGGTGCGGATCCTCGAATTCTACTGCCCCGGCTGCGGGGTTCAGATCGAGACGGAATATCTGCCGCTCGGCCATCCCATCACCCATGACATCGCCATCGACCTCGCCGGTCTGAAGAGCCGGATCGAAAGCGGCGAACTGCGTGTCGTGAACAAGCGCCTGGAGGTGAAAGCATGA
- a CDS encoding Coenzyme F390 synthetase — MGDYWNQRFETMPWADVHQYWLEKFNLLLDYVKSNSPFYRKHLAETKAVASFDDLTAVPVMTKSEIREAQLAGDADNPLGTIQVARTEDIVQVISSSGTTGRPVYYGITRKDLESWRESLAAFTYTANIRKSDVAAHVVGTPIFAGGEPYFEGMRHIGATVVWAGGLATERLFETLRNLHCTAILGTTSFDLYLAENCRKYLGVDAKDLGVRKILGGGEPGLGEEPIRDRIKELWGADSVREIMGLADIMPGMWAECEEEKGMHFTAQPHVMVELTDPETGKHLPWEPGVCGEPVYTTITREATPIIRYASHDFIRVEALECSCGRTSPRMRCIGRVDDMLIYKAMNVFPSAIRDVVVTSFKDVLTGYLQVVKDSAAQVRFDKPIPVDIEVLPSVEDKARLKKDIENKVREILVVKIEANLVPPETIQRTVYKTPLVRVR, encoded by the coding sequence ATGGGTGATTACTGGAACCAACGGTTCGAGACCATGCCGTGGGCGGATGTCCACCAATACTGGCTCGAAAAGTTCAACCTCCTGCTCGACTACGTAAAGTCGAACTCGCCTTTTTACCGGAAGCACCTGGCGGAAACGAAGGCTGTTGCTTCCTTCGATGACCTGACAGCAGTTCCGGTGATGACCAAGAGCGAGATCCGTGAGGCCCAGTTGGCGGGTGACGCCGATAACCCGCTGGGGACGATCCAGGTCGCCAGGACGGAGGACATCGTCCAGGTCATTTCGTCATCCGGAACGACGGGGCGTCCGGTTTATTACGGGATTACCCGGAAGGACCTGGAGTCCTGGCGGGAGTCGCTGGCCGCCTTCACCTATACGGCGAACATACGAAAGAGCGACGTGGCGGCGCACGTGGTGGGCACGCCCATATTCGCCGGAGGGGAGCCCTACTTCGAGGGGATGCGCCATATCGGGGCGACGGTTGTCTGGGCGGGCGGACTCGCCACGGAAAGGCTCTTCGAGACGCTGCGCAACCTTCACTGCACGGCGATCCTCGGGACGACCAGCTTCGATCTGTACCTGGCGGAGAACTGCCGCAAGTATCTCGGCGTCGACGCGAAGGACCTGGGGGTCCGGAAGATCCTCGGGGGCGGGGAGCCGGGCCTCGGCGAGGAACCCATCCGCGACCGGATCAAGGAACTGTGGGGCGCCGACAGCGTGCGGGAGATCATGGGGCTGGCCGACATCATGCCGGGGATGTGGGCGGAGTGCGAGGAGGAAAAAGGCATGCATTTTACGGCGCAGCCCCATGTCATGGTGGAATTGACCGACCCCGAAACGGGCAAGCACCTGCCCTGGGAGCCCGGCGTCTGTGGCGAGCCCGTCTACACGACGATCACCCGCGAAGCGACCCCCATCATCCGGTACGCCTCCCATGACTTCATCCGGGTCGAAGCGCTCGAATGCTCCTGCGGGCGGACATCGCCCAGGATGCGCTGCATCGGCCGGGTCGACGACATGCTGATCTACAAGGCCATGAACGTCTTTCCTTCGGCGATCCGTGATGTGGTGGTGACCTCCTTCAAGGACGTCCTCACAGGCTACCTCCAGGTGGTCAAGGATTCCGCCGCACAGGTCCGGTTCGACAAGCCCATCCCGGTGGACATCGAGGTGCTGCCTTCGGTGGAGGACAAGGCCAGACTCAAGAAGGACATCGAAAACAAGGTCAGGGAGATCCTTGTCGTGAAGATCGAGGCCAACCTCGTTCCTCCGGAGACTATCCAGCGAACGGTCTATAAGACGCCGCTCGTGCGCGTCCGGTGA
- a CDS encoding hypothetical protein (Evidence 5 : Unknown function) gives MSRVKKEGLKKGRIFVPWIFSFGALLEDLPLNAFLHDPTKVSNALRSIQRHFGLEAIFAYGDAKLLPDALVSLCGSAADRSLSPEECHGLENRMDEVLRNDRLMVALDVTKRLQMLLPETLLTGWLNGPVTLAVRLTGLSAGEVMAQPRLLSVCTKAVLTFARALGETGIDIMIVAEEALPPLDANLARVLTRVYSPIWNTAKYYGFPALLMQKEFGKENVAVLRRTVEALVFPADAEPELWGPAKKVSFSIPVSVMEKSPEEITAYLGRSGVGRALEAASLFLLTTEGEIPADVDKEAMIRGIQAIREYLR, from the coding sequence ATGTCCCGGGTAAAGAAAGAAGGGCTCAAAAAGGGGCGCATCTTTGTGCCGTGGATCTTTTCCTTCGGGGCGCTGCTGGAGGATCTGCCGCTGAACGCCTTTCTCCATGACCCGACGAAGGTCTCGAACGCCCTCCGCTCGATCCAGAGGCATTTCGGCCTGGAAGCCATCTTCGCTTATGGCGACGCGAAGCTTCTGCCCGACGCTCTGGTGTCCCTCTGCGGATCGGCGGCCGATCGATCTCTGAGCCCGGAAGAGTGCCATGGACTCGAAAACCGGATGGATGAGGTCCTGCGGAACGATAGACTGATGGTCGCGCTGGATGTGACCAAAAGGCTGCAGATGCTTCTGCCGGAAACGCTGCTGACCGGATGGTTGAACGGGCCCGTGACGCTTGCCGTTCGGTTGACAGGGCTTTCGGCCGGAGAGGTCATGGCACAACCGAGGCTCCTTTCCGTTTGCACGAAGGCGGTCCTGACGTTTGCCAGGGCCTTGGGCGAGACGGGCATCGACATCATGATCGTCGCCGAGGAGGCATTGCCGCCCCTGGATGCGAATCTCGCGAGGGTCCTGACCCGAGTCTACTCGCCTATCTGGAACACGGCGAAGTATTACGGGTTTCCAGCGCTTCTGATGCAGAAGGAATTTGGGAAGGAGAACGTTGCGGTTCTACGGCGGACCGTCGAGGCGTTGGTCTTTCCGGCCGATGCCGAGCCGGAACTCTGGGGACCGGCGAAAAAGGTCTCCTTCTCGATACCGGTGTCTGTGATGGAGAAGTCTCCAGAAGAGATCACCGCGTATCTGGGGAGGAGCGGTGTGGGCCGGGCGTTGGAGGCCGCGAGCCTCTTCCTGCTGACGACGGAGGGGGAAATCCCCGCCGATGTCGACAAGGAGGCCATGATCCGCGGCATCCAGGCTATCCGCGAGTATCTCCGATAG
- a CDS encoding hypothetical protein (Evidence 5 : Unknown function): MKVSLNNPGLNIQTTTHADRSDKTAEQAVFKNYPVQQISKKTSNNILADILAKIKLEAHNHIFEEAMRFEYVRYTYSRAVYHKHIKS; encoded by the coding sequence ATGAAGGTATCTTTGAATAATCCAGGACTAAACATTCAAACAACAACCCACGCCGATCGATCGGATAAAACTGCAGAACAAGCTGTCTTCAAAAATTATCCTGTACAGCAAATCTCCAAAAAAACTTCAAATAACATTTTGGCGGATATACTAGCGAAAATTAAGCTAGAAGCACACAATCATATTTTTGAAGAAGCAATGAGATTTGAATACGTACGCTATACGTACTCACGTGCTGTTTATCATAAACACATCAAAAGCTGA
- a CDS encoding hypothetical protein (Evidence 5 : Unknown function), whose product MRLFKEGRQVDAAGAQIWQMAFRSSCRGLQSRLRAAIPIIWNIWDQGRIRAADERFRALRNSGFEAVLPLWIPSDGGMQGWVITGTNGSRPCRGRMSTNTGSKSSTSCSTT is encoded by the coding sequence TTGAGACTTTTCAAGGAGGGCCGGCAGGTGGATGCCGCCGGCGCTCAGATCTGGCAGATGGCTTTCCGATCAAGCTGCCGGGGGCTGCAGAGCCGGCTTCGGGCGGCGATACCAATCATTTGGAATATCTGGGATCAAGGGCGGATACGGGCTGCCGACGAGCGATTTCGCGCGCTGCGGAACTCGGGCTTCGAGGCTGTCCTGCCGCTATGGATTCCCAGTGATGGAGGGATGCAAGGATGGGTGATTACTGGAACCAACGGTTCGAGACCATGCCGTGGGCGGATGTCCACCAATACTGGCTCGAAAAGTTCAACCTCCTGCTCGACTACGTAA
- a CDS encoding hypothetical protein (Evidence 5 : Unknown function) — MVSCHRTRFRRNFKYRKNTSRLNQISRQFRMLGQSSPKVRQLNSQALAILAYDLHDLCFNVTPGYEQEPLTIRGSGNNPLLVHKAADH, encoded by the coding sequence ATGGTCTCGTGCCACCGGACACGATTCAGGCGCAACTTTAAATATCGGAAAAACACATCCCGTCTAAATCAGATATCGCGCCAATTCCGTATGTTAGGCCAATCCTCCCCCAAAGTAAGGCAATTGAACTCCCAAGCCTTGGCGATACTGGCATATGATTTGCACGATTTATGTTTCAATGTCACACCTGGATATGAACAAGAGCCATTGACAATCCGGGGCTCCGGGAACAACCCACTGCTTGTGCACAAAGCCGCAGATCACTAA